A segment of the Prochlorococcus marinus CUG1438 genome:
TAGAAATGAATATAAAAAAATTTCTAAAGGAAAATCAAAAAATACTTAATTAGAAATTAATTTTGGACAATTTCTGGACTTCTAAAAAACCCATAAATGGATTGAGACATTTTGTTTTAATAAATGAGACGAGGGAAAATGGAAAAATTATTTTTTTGATGGTTTCTGTACTCGATTCTGAAATTAATTTAAAAATTACCTTCGAAGAATTAATAAATAGTGGAAATTGGAATGAAGGCTGGATAAATCTTCCCAAGCTTGAATCGATTTCCGAAGAATATACTAATTTTAAATCCAGCAAGAAATTAATAGGAATCGATGAGATATTTGTTAATGAGGATTCTTCATTTAATATTTCTTAATTTGATACAAATCTTTTAAATTACTTTTCTATGCAAATACTAGGCTTCTTATCATTTAATAATTATTTAAAAGTTTTACCCCTTTCAAAAAAATAAAATTAACGTTATTAAGGATTAATAATATTTACTTAATTCAATGTTAGGGGAAATATGGAGCTCATCAGAGTTGACTGCTAAAAAATTAGGAATAACTGAATTTAAACTTTCTTTGTTACGAGAAAATGGAATACTCAAGCCTGGAATTCATTGGAAAAGCTCTCCTCTCGGTCAGAAAAAACCTTGGAAGCCCAAAGCACTTTACAATATAAAAACGTGCAGAAATGTGATTAAAAACTTTTATTTGGAGGAAAATGATAGTATCGCAGCCTAAAAATTTTATTTTTACGATAATTTTGCAAGATATATAAAGTCCCTATTCAATAAGACTCTCGTCCTTACAATCAATTAGGCTGTTTTGCAAAGTTGGATATAAATTAATCATCTTTATGTATTGTTGTGATTTTCTGTAGGATTTTGCAGCCTTTTTGTAATGAACTTCCGATTTCATTTCTAGTGAAATTTTTCTAGAAGAATCTTGAGAAGTAGTCATAATATTAGAAGTCTTATCCCCTTTTTAATAATTGTTTGCTAACTAGGCAATAAACGGGACGATTTAATGAAACAAAACATAATTTAATGTCAGCAAAAAGAAATTTATCAAAAAATAATTTACTATGGAACACTTAATGTTTTTTTTTAAATCGCTTCTCTAGCAGTAACTTTACTTTGTAAAACTACCTTCTTGTGTAATTATTTGTTTTAGTAAATTCTTTGATTTGATTTTGCATAGGATTACTAATTTTTACAATTTTGTTGTGAATTAAACTGTTTGATGAAATTTAAAGTATTCTCAAAACGTTTAAGCTAATCAATTCCTAAATGCAAACCTATGGAAATCCAGATACCACTTATGGTTGGTGGGCTGGTAATTCAGGTGTAGCAAATCGCTCAGGAAAATTTATCGCTGCTCATGTAGCTCATGCAGGATTAATTGTTTTCTGGGCTGGTGCTTTCACCCTTTTTGAACTTTCACGATTCGACCCTAGCGTCCCAATGGGTCATCAACCTTTAATTGTTCTTCCTCACCTAGCAACTCTTGGAATAGGGTTTGATGCCAACGGTGTAGCGATGGGAGATACTAAACCTGTTCTTGCGATAGCAATTGTTCACTTAGTTTCTTCTATGGTTTTAGCTGCTGGAGGACTTTTACATTCTTTACTTCTTCCTGGAAATTTAGAAGATTCAGATATTGCCAGAGCAAGAAAATTCAATATTGAATGGGATAATCCAGACAAATTGACTTTTATTCTTGGACATCATCTACTTTTCTTAGGATTTGCAGTTATTGCTTTCGTTGAGTGGGCCAGAGTTCATGGAATTTACGATCCAGCTATTGGTGCTGTAAGACAAGTTGAATATGAACTAAATTTAGCAAAAATTTGGAATCATCAAGCTGACTTCTTGACTATTGATAGTCTTGAAGAGGTAATGGGTGGTCATGCTTTCCTAGCTTTTGTTGAGATCACAGGTGGTGCTTGGCATATTGCTACAAAACAGGTGGGCGAATACACAAAATTCAAAGGTAAAGGTCTTCTATCTGCTGAAGCAGTTCTATCTTGGTCTCTAGCAGGTATAGGTTGGATGGCTATTATTGCGGCTTTCTGGAGTGCAGCTAATACAACTGTTTATCCTGTTGAATACTTTGGTGAACCACTACAGTTAAAGTTTAGTATTTCTCCTTATTGGGTTGATACTGTTGATCTTCCTGACGGTGAATTTACATCAAGGGCATGGTTAGCAAATGTTCACTACTACTTTGGTTTCTTCTTTATTCAAGGTCATTTATGGCATGCTCTTAGAGCATTAGGCTTTGATTTCAAGAGAGTTACCAATGCTATTAGTAATATCGATAGTGCGACAATTACTCTTAAAGATTAAATCTTTAATAACTCAATAATTAAAAAGGCCCTTCAAAGGGCCTTTTTTATTTGAAATAAATTGTTTATTAATTTAAATTTATAGAGAAATAGGTTTTGCGTTCATTGAATATTTTTTCAGATTCTCTACTAATAAGTTTTTTAGGATTCATAACGATATTTTTTTTATTGATTTTTGGTAAAAAACTAAAACTTGCTGTTCAACTTGAAAGGTTTGGATTGCCAATAGCTGTTATCTCTGGCATCGCAGGATTGTTAATAGGTCCATTCGGCTTTATACATTTTTTGTCACAAGAGACAATAAATGTTTGGAGTAAATTTCCTACTCCTCTTTTAGCATTAGTCTTTGCAACATTAATGATGGGAAGACCTATACCAAATATAAACGGTTTAGTTAAACCAATATTCAATCAATTTCTGCTTGCACTTTCTTTGGGTTTTGGACAATTTTTAGTTGGAGGTTTATTGGTTAAATATTTGTTGCCTCCATCTATGAATACTAATCCTCTAATGGGATGTTTGATAGAGGTTGGTTTCGAGGGGGGGCATGGAGCTGCATCTATAATTGGTGAGAGTTTTGATAGATTAGGGTTCCCTAGTGGTCTAGATCTTGGACTGGCTATGGCAACAATGGGTCTCTTATCATCTTCATTACTAGGAAGTGTATTTATATTTATTGGGAGGACTTTAGGTCTTTCAGATACT
Coding sequences within it:
- a CDS encoding TIGR02450 family Trp-rich protein, producing MDNFWTSKKPINGLRHFVLINETRENGKIIFLMVSVLDSEINLKITFEELINSGNWNEGWINLPKLESISEEYTNFKSSKKLIGIDEIFVNEDSSFNIS
- a CDS encoding chlorophyll a/b binding light-harvesting protein; amino-acid sequence: MQTYGNPDTTYGWWAGNSGVANRSGKFIAAHVAHAGLIVFWAGAFTLFELSRFDPSVPMGHQPLIVLPHLATLGIGFDANGVAMGDTKPVLAIAIVHLVSSMVLAAGGLLHSLLLPGNLEDSDIARARKFNIEWDNPDKLTFILGHHLLFLGFAVIAFVEWARVHGIYDPAIGAVRQVEYELNLAKIWNHQADFLTIDSLEEVMGGHAFLAFVEITGGAWHIATKQVGEYTKFKGKGLLSAEAVLSWSLAGIGWMAIIAAFWSAANTTVYPVEYFGEPLQLKFSISPYWVDTVDLPDGEFTSRAWLANVHYYFGFFFIQGHLWHALRALGFDFKRVTNAISNIDSATITLKD